One Clostridia bacterium genomic window carries:
- the flgC gene encoding flagellar basal body rod protein FlgC has product MNLMRSLGISASGLSAERLRMDVISANIANANSTQTVEGGPYRRRVVLLTSRERTPGFKSILQDSLVNKTAYAGVKVSGIVEDESPLKMVYDPTHPHASADGYVAYPNVDVMKEMVELITASRAYEANVTTLNSTKNMFMKTLEIGRV; this is encoded by the coding sequence TTGAATTTGATGAGATCCTTAGGTATTAGTGCTTCTGGTCTTAGTGCCGAACGTTTGCGGATGGATGTAATTTCGGCAAACATCGCTAATGCTAATTCTACACAAACAGTGGAGGGAGGGCCTTATCGAAGGAGGGTAGTGCTTTTAACTTCTCGTGAAAGGACTCCTGGTTTTAAAAGTATTTTACAAGATTCTTTGGTCAATAAAACAGCTTATGCTGGGGTAAAGGTATCTGGAATAGTAGAGGATGAGTCACCCTTAAAAATGGTTTATGATCCTACTCATCCCCATGCCTCGGCAGATGGTTATGTAGCTTACCCTAATGTGGATGTTATGAAAGAAATGGTGGAATTAATCACGGCCTCACGTGCTTATGAGGCCAATGTAACAACTCTTAATTCCACCAAAAATATGTTTATGAAAACTTTAGAAATTGGCCGAGTATAA
- the flgB gene encoding flagellar basal body rod protein FlgB, translated as MFMKSMDVINLLEKAMTGSALRHTVLTNNLTNVNTPNFKRSEVDFRSTLEDALDSQLAVKTTKAAHLQTNYFQGSPQISVDRQTSLRNDGNNVDLDVELANLAENSIYYNSLVRFLSSQLSLLRQAITEGRR; from the coding sequence ATGTTTATGAAAAGTATGGATGTAATAAATTTATTGGAAAAAGCAATGACTGGTAGTGCCTTAAGGCATACGGTGTTAACTAATAATTTGACTAATGTCAATACTCCTAATTTCAAGCGAAGTGAGGTTGATTTTCGCTCTACTCTTGAGGATGCACTTGATTCACAATTGGCCGTGAAAACAACTAAAGCAGCTCATTTGCAGACCAATTATTTTCAAGGTAGTCCTCAAATTAGTGTGGATAGACAGACAAGTTTACGCAATGATGGCAATAATGTTGATTTAGATGTAGAATTGGCTAATTTGGCTGAAAACAGTATTTATTATAATAGTTTAGTTCGTTTTCTATCTTCACAGCTTTCTTTACTGCGGCAGGCCATAACTGAAGGGAGGCGTTAG